In the Thermogemmatispora onikobensis genome, GATCATGGAGGAACTACTGACCATTAGCGAGGTTGCCAGAGTCTTGCGCGTCGATGCGACTACCGTGCGCCGTTGGGTAAAACACGGTGTCCTTGATGCTGTGTTGCTACCCCATAAGGGTCGTCGCCATTGCTATCGCATCAAGAGAACCACGCTCAATAAGGTTATGAACTCGACCAACGTGTAAGGCACGCTCTGGCGTCCTGCCGGCTCGTTTCTGTCCGGGCCTGACCGGGACTGAAGCCGGCGCGGGACTCACAGTACATACC is a window encoding:
- a CDS encoding helix-turn-helix domain-containing protein, whose protein sequence is MEELLTISEVARVLRVDATTVRRWVKHGVLDAVLLPHKGRRHCYRIKRTTLNKVMNSTNV